The sequence ATACAACCTATTTTAGCACCAGAAATAAATTTGGACATTCCATCTGATTTAAACTTTCCTTCAAAACTTTTTGACTATCAGATTCAAGGAGTAAAATTTCTTTTAACAAATATTTCAGCTTTACTTGCTGACCAAATGGGAACTGGTAAAACTGTTATGACTACAACCGCTTTAAGGATTTTATTTATAAAAGGTTTAATAAAAAAAGCTCTAATAGTAGCACCTTCAAACCTTTTAAACGTTTGGGAAGAACATATTAAAAATTGGGCTCCAGAGTTACAGATTTTAACTTTAAATGATACTAAAGAAATAAGAGAGTTATTATGGGAAGTAAAATCCCATGTGTATTTGGTAAGTTATGATACACTAAAAAACGATTACAAAGACAGATTTTTAACATTAAAAGAATTTTTCAAGGATTTAGATATTATAATTTTAGATGAAGCTCACAACATAAAAAATAAAGACACCTACAAATCCAAAGCGATAAAGACTTTAACGAAAGAGGTTAAATACAGATGGGCATTATCAGGTACACCCTTACAAAATAATGTTAAGGAACTTGTATCTCTTCTTGAATTCCTACTACCAAAAGAAAAACATTTAGATAAGAAATCACCTGATGAACTAAAAGAAATTTTAAAACCTATTATGATAAGAAGATTAAAGAAAGATGTTTTAAAAGACCTTCCTGAAAAACTTCCTCCTGAAATTGAAAAGTTTGATTTATCTCCAATACAAAAAGAGTACTACGAAAAATACTTATCTTTTGAAAAAAACAGACTTATAGACATTTATAAAAGATTTAGATATGAAAGAAACTTCCAAACAATGTTTAAACAAAACATAATCTTTTCACTTCAAAAATTAAGACAGATTTGTAATTTTCCTCCAGATTCATACCACAGTCCAAAAGCCAATCGTTTAAAAGAGATTATTAAAGAACTTACAGACGATGGAGAAAAAGTGATAGTATTTAGTAATTTTATTCATGAAGGCATCGAGAAAATATTCAAAAGTCTACTAGAAATACTGCCTCAAAGCAGTATAGTTTTGTATCACGGGTCTTTAAATCAAAAAGAAAAACAAGAAGCAGTAAAAAGATTTATGGAAGATAAAAACTGTATGGTGTTTTTAGGTTCTATAACAGCTGCCGGTGAAGGACTAACTTTAACAAGTAGTAGTTATGTAATTTTCTTTGATTTACACTGGAACCCAGCTAAAGTCTGGCAAGCAGAAGACAGAGTACATAGGATAGGACAAACAAAGGCTGTAAATATTTACAACTTTATAACAAAAAATACGGTAGAAGAAAAAATTATACAAAAATTAAAAGAAAAGAAAAACATGATAAACAACCTGATAGACGATACAGCGTCAGAAATTGAATCTGTTTCAATTGAAGATTTACTGGATTTAATTGGATTAGGTAATCAAAACATTGTATAATAGTCAATTATTAATTCTTTAAAAGGAGTTTAAAGTTGAAAAAGATTTTAGCCTTTTTGTTTACTTTTATAACTTTATCAAAAGTTTATGCCGATAGTTTAATAGTAAATAACAAAGAACTATCCACATATATACAGTACTCTCAGTTTCTACTTGCTCAAGGTGAAACAGTGATAGGTCCTATTCAGCTTCTTCCAGTTGGAAAAGTAGATTCTGTCCTTATAAAACCAACAGATAAAGATGTAAAAGTAGTCGGATATATAATTGAGCCAACAAAGGAAAACTGGGTAGAGAACTTAGTAGGAAAGACTATTGCTATAGAAGGTGAAGGAAGATTAGTTAGAGGTACAGTTA is a genomic window of Sulfurihydrogenibium subterraneum DSM 15120 containing:
- a CDS encoding DEAD/DEAH box helicase — its product is MIKIFNIPIDYLNRLKIQKVNIEPEFKVSQNLFKELEDIKSKGKIYNLKEEVIESLSKKVNKKIKKSSYTYKNLSLFDLIQPILAPEINLDIPSDLNFPSKLFDYQIQGVKFLLTNISALLADQMGTGKTVMTTTALRILFIKGLIKKALIVAPSNLLNVWEEHIKNWAPELQILTLNDTKEIRELLWEVKSHVYLVSYDTLKNDYKDRFLTLKEFFKDLDIIILDEAHNIKNKDTYKSKAIKTLTKEVKYRWALSGTPLQNNVKELVSLLEFLLPKEKHLDKKSPDELKEILKPIMIRRLKKDVLKDLPEKLPPEIEKFDLSPIQKEYYEKYLSFEKNRLIDIYKRFRYERNFQTMFKQNIIFSLQKLRQICNFPPDSYHSPKANRLKEIIKELTDDGEKVIVFSNFIHEGIEKIFKSLLEILPQSSIVLYHGSLNQKEKQEAVKRFMEDKNCMVFLGSITAAGEGLTLTSSSYVIFFDLHWNPAKVWQAEDRVHRIGQTKAVNIYNFITKNTVEEKIIQKLKEKKNMINNLIDDTASEIESVSIEDLLDLIGLGNQNIV